From Saccopteryx leptura isolate mSacLep1 chromosome 3, mSacLep1_pri_phased_curated, whole genome shotgun sequence, one genomic window encodes:
- the DEPDC1 gene encoding DEP domain-containing protein 1A isoform X2, which produces MNCEIINEDQENSVDNREISLKDVEEVWRYIILIYLQTILGVSSLEEVINPKQVIPQYIMYNMTNTSKQGVVILQDKSDDLPHWVLSAMKCLANWPRNNDLNNPTYVGFERDVFRTIADYFLDLPEPLLTFEYYELFVNILVVCGYITVSDRPSGIRKIQDDPQSSKILHFNSLNSFKSTECLLLSLLHKDKNKEESDTTERLLIRDHRFQEKCVKKMQLVDLKNRRASSNDRRGGSCHNLIGLSSMHVLSSNVKPRCYSLEGIVDLPGSSSKEVSSAFHQSILNIEGQSNKQFLESETKEESIMNLRSEESVQKPLCVGFKRTSTVTVEDQEELYNGKSKSKQLCRSQSLLLRSSTRKNSYISMPVAEIIMKPNLGQSTTSVQTAMEGELGESSTTINKRLCKSTIELSENSLPSASSMLTGTQSLLQPHLERAAINALQLCCLLLPPPNRRKLQLLMRMISRMSQNVDMPQLHDAMGTRSLMIHTFSRCVLCCAEEMDLDELLAARLVSFLMDHHQEILQVPSYLQTEVEKHLDYLKKGHIKNPGDGLIAPLPTYSYCKRISAQEFDEQKVSTSQDAIAELLENIIKNKSLPLKEKRKKLKQFQKEYPLIYQRRFPTMESEAALFGDKPTIKQPMLILRKPKFRSIRY; this is translated from the exons AGTAATTCCTCAGTATATAATGTACAACATGACCAATACAAGTAAACAAGGAGtagttatactacaagacaaATCAG ATGATCTTCCTCATTGGGTATTATCTGCCATGAAGTGCCTAGCAAATT GGCCAAGAAATAATGATTTGAATAATCCGACTTATGTTGGATTTGAACGAGATGTATTCAGAACAATTGCAGATTATTTTCTAGATCTCCCTGAACCTCTACTTACCTTTGAATATTATGAATTATTTGTGAACATTTTGG TTGTTTGTGGCTACATCACAGTTTCAGATAGACCCAGTGGGATCCGTAAAATCCAAGATGATCCACAGTCTTCAAAAATCCTTCACTTTAACAGTTTGAATTCCTTCAAATCAACTGAGTGTCTGCTTCTCAGTCTGcttcataaagacaaaaacaaagaagaatcAGATACTACAGAGAGACTGCTGATAAGAGATCACAGATTTcaagaaaaatgtgttaaaaaaatgcagctagttgatttaaaaaacagaagagcCAGTTCTAATGACAGAAGAGGAGGAAGCTGTCATAATTTAATAGGTTTAAGTAGTATGCATGTTCTATCCTCTAATGTCAAACCAAGGTGCTATTCTTTAGAAGGAATTGTAGATTTACCAGGGAGTTCAAGTAAAGAGGTCTCCAGTGCCTTCCATCAATCCATTCTGAACATAGAAGGACAAAGTAATAAACAATTTTTAGAGTCTGAGACCAAAGAGGAATCCATAATGAATCTTCGGTCAGAGGAAAGTGTTCAAAAGCCACTTTGTGTTGGTTTTAAAAGAACTTCTACTGTGACTGTTGAAGACCAAGAGGAGTTATATAATGGGAAAAGCAAGTCAAAACAGCTTTGTAGATCTCAGAGTTTACTTTTAAGAAGTAGTACCAGGAAAAATAGTTATATCAGTATGCCAGTGGCTGAAATTATCATGAAACCAAATCTTGGACAAAGCACCACAAGTGTGCAAACAGCTATGGAAGGTGAACTCGGAGAGTCTAGTACCACAATCAATAAAAGACTCTGCAAAAGTACAATAGAACTTTCAGAAAACTCTTTACCTTCAGCTTCTTCTATGTTGACTGGCACACAAA GTTTGCTGCAGCCTCATTTAGAGAGGGCTGCCATCAATGCACTCCAGTTGTGTTGTTTGTTACTTCCCCCACCAAATCGTAGAAAGCTTCAACTTTTAATGCGAATGATTTCTCGAATGAGTCAAAACGTTGATATGCCCCAACTTCATGATGCAATGGGTACAAGATCATTG atGATACATACTTTTTCTCGGTGTGTGCTATGCTGTGCCGAAGAAATGGATCTTGATGAGCTTCTTGCTGCAAGATTAGTCTCTTTCTTAATGGATCATCATCAGGAAATTCTTCAAGTGCCCTCTTACTTACAGACTGAAGTAGAGAAACATCTTGACTACTTAAAAAAGGGCCAT ATAAAAAATCCTGGAGATGGACTGATTGCTCCTTTGCCAACATATTCATACTGTAAGCGGATTAGTGCTCAGGAGTTTGATGAACAAAAAGTTTCTACCTCTCAAGATGCAATTGCAGAACTTTTAgagaatattattaaaaacaagagTTTGCctctaaaagagaaaaggaaaaaactaaaacAG TTTCAGAAGGAATATCCACTGATATATCAGAGAAGATTTCCAACCATGGAGAGTGAAGCAGCACTTTTTGGTGACAAACCTACAATCAAGCAACCAATGCTAATTTTAAGAAAACCAAAGTTTCGTAGTATAAGATACTaa